A window of Xyrauchen texanus isolate HMW12.3.18 chromosome 10, RBS_HiC_50CHRs, whole genome shotgun sequence contains these coding sequences:
- the LOC127650217 gene encoding stathmin-like, with product MASLSGIQVKELDKRASGQAFEVLLGSPASDAKSEFPLSPAKKKDLSLEEIQRKLEAAEERRKSHEAEVLRHLAEKREHEKEVLQKALEESNNFSKMAEEKLNQKMEANKENRSAIMAAMTEKFKEKDKKLEEVRKNKETKEVPCDAEN from the exons ATGGCCTCTCTGAGTG GAATTCAGGTTAAGGAGTTGGATAAGCGTGCCTCGGGGCAAGCGTTTGAGGTCCTCCTCGGCAGTCCTGCTTCAGATGCTAAGAGCGAGTTCCCCCTCTCCCCTGCAAAGAAAAAGGACCTTTCCTTAGAGGAGATCCAGAGGAAACTTGAAGCCGCAGAGGAGAGACGCAAG TCTCATGAAGCAGAGGTTCTGAGGCACTTGGCTGAGAAGCGAGAGCATGAAAAGGAGGTGCTTCAGAAAGCTCTAGAAGAAAGCAACAACTTCAGCAAGATGGCAGAAGAGAAACTCAACCAGAAAATGGAGGCCAACAAAGAGAACCGCTCTGCAATAATGGCAGCAATGACCGAGAAATTCAAAGAAAAG GACAAGAAATTGGAAGAAGTTCGAAAGAACAAGGAAACCAAAGAGGTCCCCTGTGATGCAGAAAACTGA